Proteins co-encoded in one Arachis hypogaea cultivar Tifrunner chromosome 13, arahy.Tifrunner.gnm2.J5K5, whole genome shotgun sequence genomic window:
- the LOC112737683 gene encoding uncharacterized protein has translation MRFGAVPYYGKLVDIIKLNYDGIFFVTLFKCEWANTTNPRAMKVDKLGFTSINFSRLIHTGEHEDDEPYIKANEAQMVYYVEDEKEKGWSIPIQVKPRDLYDMGNEDEDIIYDNVGYPSQDLGQFFPDNISHIPLARSIIDEEKMTKRKTVSSRENTSTHEFNDSSPVDQNESSESIEPEPTLSTGSEVPNVQLDVQGRKSNKYWTVDLEDASGVIKEGHLRLKDVWVLSRETRIIVHWNEHGQPIGESGGLLGLFLGAVAGNFKNFPISYEKWPLVPIEPYKNGVYRDIIQRFFKVDDGQQKKYILQNLGRKWKDDRCKLFNDNYKWNLTREQNIAALPKGFGVSLEQWATFIDYRLRSKTQDMCEKNASNREKQTIPHTLGSKTIARKKHELETANKRVFTRAEMYPISHKKKDGSFVNDEAREKSEQLTLLQANESSTDDAYVKLFGKEHPGRVRGVGFGVCPSQVMKSSNSFGGVSSSCNHDFDMAKVRCMEVELQENKATISLLQAQVTYFINHCMGGKVPHDFPTATNNGVAYSPIETRPSSTIP, from the exons ATGAGGTTTGGAGCAGTTCCTTATTATGGAAAGTTAGTCGACATCATTAAACTTAATTATGATGGTATATTCTTTGTAACCTTGTTTAAATGTGAATGGGCTAATACCACAAACCCAAGGGCTATGAAAGTAGATAAGTTAGGTTTTACTTCTATCAACTTTAGTAGATTAATACATACCGGTGAGCATGAGGATGATGAGCCATATATTAAGGCTAACGAAGCTCAAATGGTTTATTACGTGGAGGATGAGAAAGAAAAAGGTTGGAGCATACCAATTCAAGTAAAGCCAAGAGACTTATATGATATGGGCAATGAGGATGAAGACATAATTTATGACAATGTGGgttatccatcacaagatttggGACAATTTTTTCCGGATAACATTTCACATATACCATTAGCAAGATCAATTATAGACGAAGAAA AAATGACTAAGAGAAAGACTGTTTCTTCACGTGAGAATACATCTACTCATGAGTTTAATGATTCATCACCCGTTGATCAAAATGAGTCCTCTGAATCTATAGAGCCTGAACCTACTTTATCTACTGGTTCAGAAGTTCCAAATGTTCAGTTAGATGTACAAGGAAGAAAGTCCAATAAGTACTGGACAGTTGATTTGGAAG ATGCAAGCGGAGTGATTAAGGAAGGTCACTTAAGGTTGAAAGATGTGTGGGTGCTGTCTCGTGAGACTAGAATTATAGTGCATTGGAATGAGCATGGCCAACCGATTGGTGAATCTGGTGGACTTTTAGGCTTGTTTTTGGGAGCTGTTGCTGGGAATTTCAAGAACTTTCCTATAAGTTATGAGAAATGGCCTTTGGTTCCAATAGAGCCATACAAAAATGGAGTTTATAGGGATATtattcag AGATTCTTTAAAGTTGATGATGGACAGCAAAAAAAGTACATACTACAAAATCTCGGCAGGAAGTGGAAAGATGATAGATGCAAATTGTTTAATGACAATTATAAGTGGAATCTTACTAGAGAGCAAAATATAGCAGCGTTACCAAAAGGATTTGGAGTCAGCTTGGAGCAATGGGCAACTTTTATTGATTATAGATTAAGGTCCAAAACTCAG GATATGTGTGAGAAAAATGCAAGTAATCGAGAAAAACAAACAATTCCTCATACACTCGGATCCAAGACGATTGCTAGGAAGAAACACGAGTTG GAAACTGCTAACAAGAGAGTTTTTACTAGAGCTGAAATGTATCCAATTAGTCATAAGAAGAAGGATGGATCTTTTGTTAATGATGAGGCTAGAGAGAAAAGT GAACAATTAACTTTGCTTCAAGCTAATGAGAGTTCTACTGATGATGCATATGTCAAGTTATTTGGAAAAGAACACCCGGGTCGTGTTAGAGGTGTAGGATTTGGTGTTTGTCCATCCCAAGTCATGAAATCTTCTAATAGTTTCGGAGGGGTATCTTCTTCATGCAATCATGACTTTGATATGGCTAAAGTTCGTTGTATGGAAGTAGAATTACAAGAGAATAAAGCAACAATTTCTTTATTACAAGCTCAGGTGACATATTTCATTAATCATTGTATGGGTGGAAAAGTGCCACATGACTTTCCTACAGCTACGAATAATGgg GTTGCATACTCTCCAATAGAGACAAGGCCATCTTCTACTATTCCATGA